From Etheostoma spectabile isolate EspeVRDwgs_2016 chromosome 19, UIUC_Espe_1.0, whole genome shotgun sequence, the proteins below share one genomic window:
- the gigyf1a gene encoding GRB10-interacting GYF protein 1 isoform X13 codes for MTAETLNFGPEWLRALSSGGSVTSPPPSPAMPKYKLAEYRYGREEMLALYIKDNKVPEDMQDKEFAAILQDEPMQPLALVPLTEEEQRNFSMSVNSVAVLRLMGKGVGGAAPAGVVRGRGATRGGRGRGRGEGGFYQRSIEEAEVGFGRSVREIHRSQSWDDRGERRFEKPLRREVGRPGFEETVGPVVPGRKEYTRADSDNWRILREEQEEEEGVEPGTNWRLAGARRDDGGPRSAGWREHTGPGESRRRKFDFDFRDSEGHGGGRRRAGSEGQEDDRDGLPEWCTDEEDGEMGTFDSSGAFMTMKKGGKETILEDEFEFKGIEEEEEEDENFADIERNSAEGDKDNENKECGSAVGDGETKPASPSSSPPALQNCSPPALEPRPSNAGPAVDNPQLNNSHPVKASSMPSEDMAPIGGSKAQLSPSAPTSSNLPPPPPSSAVPLHPPPGGDTEDDEGMKHLQQEAERMVASLQDTSLEEECFTQALQQQQENRNTAAALPLSHEAAMKWFYKDPQGEIQGPFTTVEMCEWFQAGYFTMTLLVKRGCDEGFQPLGDVIKMWGRVPFAPGPSPPPLLVRQPPPTQRPQPTRGPAGTVSQSSANVEDGEGRMQRRGKIDRQVTGNLDQDRLKKQQELAAAALYQQLQQQQLFQLINRCSEQGMMPSMNRSMSVPDTGSMWDMHTSASQPSGGEASLWDITMNPSTQGPTLEQLQKLQQERRDAELRAKREEEEQRKRREEKRRQQEEQKRRDEEELFRRKQCRQQQELIMKLLQQAPQQQGPGASGSGWSGAPSSGLSKSGKPPALALLEMQQEAERLLKQQQQQRQQQRDRHSGMSMGSSSMGGQWVDGVGMWGGPGGMEGKGGSGSSSSSMGMWDEAVKNQTGLRGNSNNNMGLKNSRSSPSLSEQYMMRRKRTEEEEKLLKLLQGMKPQDGFTTWCEQMLHALNTSANNSSSSLDVATIVAYLKEVESPYAVLDFIRSYLGDTVEAKEFAKQFLERRAKQKANQQRQQQQLSKEVAGLNMNFPLQDSMRGMNPSTLQSMFQANHMGKAGLYDNQGGKMKKKQPMMLHSDPSILGYSFHNTGECLSLNEMEMVEDY; via the exons ATGACTGCTGAGACTCTTAACTTCGGCCCAGAATG GCTCCGTGCACTGTCCAGTGGGGGGAGTGTGACGtccccccctccttcccccGCCATGCCAAAGTACAAGTTGGCCGAGTACCGCTACGGCCGAGAGGAGATGTTAGCACTTTATATCAAAGACAACAAG gtCCCAGAGGACATGCAGGATAAGGAGTTTGCTGCTATTCTGCAAGATGAGCCCATGCAGCCACTGGCACTGGTGCCTCTCACTGAGGAGGAGCAG aggaACTTCTCCATGTCTGTGAACAGTGTGGCGGTGCTGAGGCTCATGGGAAAAGGGGTGGGCGGGGCTGCCCCAGCTGGAGTGGTCCGAGGACGAGGGGCCACACGAGGTGGTCGAG GACGAGGTCGCGGTGAAGGTGGATTCTACCAAAGAAGTATTGAAGAAGCGGAGGTGGGTTTCGGACGCAGCGTCCGAGAGATACACCGCAGCCAGAGCTGGGATGACCG GGGCGAGCGTCGATTTGAGAAGCCGCTGCGGCGGGAGGTGGGACGTCCTGGCTTTGAAGAGACTGTAGGTCCCGTGGTTCCAGGAAGGAAGGAATACACAAGGGCTGACAGCGATAACTGGCGCATCCTCcgggaggagcaggaggaggaggagggggtggagcCGGGCACCAACTGGAGACTTGCTGGAGCCCGCAGGGATG ATGGTGGTCCTCGCTCAGCAGGCTGGCGAGAGCATACTGGTCCAGGTGAGAGTCGTCGAAGGAAGTTTGATTTCGATTTCCGTGACTCTGAGGGCCATGGTGGTGGCCGCCGGCGTGCAGGCAGTGAGGGACAAGAGGATGACAGGGACGGCCTGCCAGAGTGGTGTACAGACGAGGAGGACGGGGAGATGGGCACGTTTGATTCCTCTGGGGCTTTCATGACTATGAAG AAGGGTGGCAAGGAGACAATCCTGGAGGACGAGTTTGAGTTTAAGGGGattgaggaggaagaagaagaagacgaaaaCTTCGCTGACATTGAGAGGAATAGTGCGGAAGGAGACAAAGACAATG AGAATAAAGAATGTGGCTCTGCAGTAGGGGATGGCGAGACAAAGCCAGCAtcaccttcctcctctcctccagctCTCCAAAACTGTTCCCCTCCAGCTCTGGAGCCTCGGCCCAGCAACGCTGGCCCAGCGGTGGACAACCCTCAGCTAAACAACAGCCACCCCGTCAAGGCCAGCAGCATGCCCAGTGAAG ACATGGCTCCGATAGGGGGCTCCAAGGCCCAGCTGAGCCCTAGCGCCCCCACCTCTTCCAATCTgcctcccccacccccttccTCTGCTGTTCCTCTCCACCCTCCACCTGGAGGAGACACAGAGGATGATGAGGGCATGAAGCACCTGCAGCAG gAGGCAGAGAGGATGGTGGCATCACTGCAGGACACTTCTTTGGAGGAGGAGTGTTTCACCCAGgcgctgcagcagcagcaggagaacAGGAACACAGCAGCTGCTCTGCCACTGTCACATGAGGCCGCCATGAAGTGGTTCTACAAGGACCCACAGGGAGAGATCCAGG GTCCATTCACCACAGTGGAGATGTGCGAGTGGTTCCAAGCTGGCTACTTCACCATGACCCTTCTGGTGAAGCGGGGCTGCGACGAGGGCTTCCAACCCCTTGGTGACGTCATCAAGATGTGGGGCCGCGTGCCCTTTGCCCCAGGGCCCTCCCCGCCGCCCCTGCTGGTGAGACAGCCACCACCAACGCAGCGCCCGCAGCCCACCCGAGGGCCCGCCGGGACTGTGAGTCAGAGCTCAGCCAACGTAGAGGATGGGGAGGGGAGGATGCAGAGGAGAGGGAAGATTGATAGACAGGTTACG GGAAACCTGGACCAGGACCGTCTGAAAAAGCAACAGGAGCTGGCAGCAGCAGCTCTTTACCAGCAgctccaacagcagcagctaTTCCAGCTCATTAACAG GTGCAGTGAGCAGGGTATGATGCCTTCGATGAATAGGTCGATGTCAGTGCCAGATACAGGGTCCATGTGGGACATGCATACCTCAGCTTCCCAGCCGTCAG GCGGTGAAGCCAGTCTTTGGGACATAACAATGAATCCTTCTACTCAGGGTCCAACTCTCGAACAGCTTCAAAAG ctccagcaggagaGGCGAGACGCTGAACTCAGGGCGAAGcgcgaggaggaggagcagcgtaagaggagggaggagaagaggaggcaacaggaggagcaaaagaggagggatgaggaggagCTCTTCAGACGCAAGCAG TGTCGTCAGCAGCAAGAACTGATCATGAAGTTGCTGCAGCAGGCCCCCCAGCAACAGGGTCCTGGGGCAAGCGGCTCAGGCTGGAGCGGGGCTCCCTCATCTGGGCTATCCAAGTCAGGAAAACCCCCGGCTCTGGCTCTGCTGGAAATGCAGCAGGAGGCAGAGAGGCTcctgaagcagcagcagcaacagaggcagcagcagagagacCGC CACTCCGGCATGTCAATGGGGAGCTCCTCCATGGGAGGGCAGTGGGTGGATGGTGTTGGCATGTGGGGCGGGCCTGGAGGTATGGAGGGTAAGGGCGGCAGTGGAAGCTCTTCAAGCAGCATGGGCATGTGGGACGAGGCTGTGAAGAACCAAACCGGCCTGCGTggtaacagcaacaacaacatggGCTTGAAGAACAGCCGCAGCAGCCCTTCACTCAG TGAGCAGTACATGATGCGTCGTAAGCGGacggaagaggaggagaagctgCTGAAGCTGCTGCAGGGCATGAAGCCTCAGGACGGCTTCACTACCTGGTGTGAACAGATGCTGCACGCTCTCAACACCTCTGCCAacaactcctcttcctctctggaTG TTGCCACAATTGTGGCATACCTGAAGGAGGTGGAGTCTCCCTATGCAGTACTGGACTTCATCCGGTCCTATCTAGGGGACACAGTGGAAGCCAAAGAGTTCGCCAAACAGTTTCTGGA
- the gigyf1a gene encoding GRB10-interacting GYF protein 1 isoform X2: MTAETLNFGPECKQNIFWLFEQKLFEDIIMDSNKRLRALSSGGSVTSPPPSPAMPKYKLAEYRYGREEMLALYIKDNKVPEDMQDKEFAAILQDEPMQPLALVPLTEEEQRNFSMSVNSVAVLRLMGKGVGGAAPAGVVRGRGATRGGRGRGRGEGGFYQRSIEEAEVGFGRSVREIHRSQSWDDRGERRFEKPLRREVGRPGFEETVGPVVPGRKEYTRADSDNWRILREEQEEEEGVEPGTNWRLAGARRDVSSLMAVNSLSDGGPRSAGWREHTGPGESRRRKFDFDFRDSEGHGGGRRRAGSEGQEDDRDGLPEWCTDEEDGEMGTFDSSGAFMTMKKGGKETILEDEFEFKGIEEEEEEDENFADIERNSAEGDKDNENKECGSAVGDGETKPASPSSSPPALQNCSPPALEPRPSNAGPAVDNPQLNNSHPVKASSMPSEVSDMAPIGGSKAQLSPSAPTSSNLPPPPPSSAVPLHPPPGGDTEDDEGMKHLQQEAERMVASLQDTSLEEECFTQALQQQQENRNTAAALPLSHEAAMKWFYKDPQGEIQGPFTTVEMCEWFQAGYFTMTLLVKRGCDEGFQPLGDVIKMWGRVPFAPGPSPPPLLVRQPPPTQRPQPTRGPAGTVSQSSANVEDGEGRMQRRGKIDRQVTGNLDQDRLKKQQELAAAALYQQLQQQQLFQLINRCSEQGMMPSMNRSMSVPDTGSMWDMHTSASQPSGGEASLWDITMNPSTQGPTLEQLQKLQQERRDAELRAKREEEEQRKRREEKRRQQEEQKRRDEEELFRRKQCRQQQELIMKLLQQAPQQQGPGASGSGWSGAPSSGLSKSGKPPALALLEMQQEAERLLKQQQQQRQQQRDRHSGMSMGSSSMGGQWVDGVGMWGGPGGMEGKGGSGSSSSSMGMWDEAVKNQTGLRGNSNNNMGLKNSRSSPSLSEQYMMRRKRTEEEEKLLKLLQGMKPQDGFTTWCEQMLHALNTSANNSSSSLDVATIVAYLKEVESPYAVLDFIRSYLGDTVEAKEFAKQFLERRAKQKANQQRQQQQLSKEVAGLNMNFPLQDSMRGMNPSTLQSMFQANHMGKAGLYDNQGGKMKKKQPMMLHSDPSILGYSFHNTGECLSLNEMEMVEDY; the protein is encoded by the exons ATGACTGCTGAGACTCTTAACTTCGGCCCAGAATG TAAACAAAATATCTTTTGGTTGTTTGAACAAAAGCTATTTGAAGACATCATCATGGACTCTAACAAAAg GCTCCGTGCACTGTCCAGTGGGGGGAGTGTGACGtccccccctccttcccccGCCATGCCAAAGTACAAGTTGGCCGAGTACCGCTACGGCCGAGAGGAGATGTTAGCACTTTATATCAAAGACAACAAG gtCCCAGAGGACATGCAGGATAAGGAGTTTGCTGCTATTCTGCAAGATGAGCCCATGCAGCCACTGGCACTGGTGCCTCTCACTGAGGAGGAGCAG aggaACTTCTCCATGTCTGTGAACAGTGTGGCGGTGCTGAGGCTCATGGGAAAAGGGGTGGGCGGGGCTGCCCCAGCTGGAGTGGTCCGAGGACGAGGGGCCACACGAGGTGGTCGAG GACGAGGTCGCGGTGAAGGTGGATTCTACCAAAGAAGTATTGAAGAAGCGGAGGTGGGTTTCGGACGCAGCGTCCGAGAGATACACCGCAGCCAGAGCTGGGATGACCG GGGCGAGCGTCGATTTGAGAAGCCGCTGCGGCGGGAGGTGGGACGTCCTGGCTTTGAAGAGACTGTAGGTCCCGTGGTTCCAGGAAGGAAGGAATACACAAGGGCTGACAGCGATAACTGGCGCATCCTCcgggaggagcaggaggaggaggagggggtggagcCGGGCACCAACTGGAGACTTGCTGGAGCCCGCAGGGATG TATCCTCACTGATGGCGGTCAACTCTTTGTCAGATGGTGGTCCTCGCTCAGCAGGCTGGCGAGAGCATACTGGTCCAGGTGAGAGTCGTCGAAGGAAGTTTGATTTCGATTTCCGTGACTCTGAGGGCCATGGTGGTGGCCGCCGGCGTGCAGGCAGTGAGGGACAAGAGGATGACAGGGACGGCCTGCCAGAGTGGTGTACAGACGAGGAGGACGGGGAGATGGGCACGTTTGATTCCTCTGGGGCTTTCATGACTATGAAG AAGGGTGGCAAGGAGACAATCCTGGAGGACGAGTTTGAGTTTAAGGGGattgaggaggaagaagaagaagacgaaaaCTTCGCTGACATTGAGAGGAATAGTGCGGAAGGAGACAAAGACAATG AGAATAAAGAATGTGGCTCTGCAGTAGGGGATGGCGAGACAAAGCCAGCAtcaccttcctcctctcctccagctCTCCAAAACTGTTCCCCTCCAGCTCTGGAGCCTCGGCCCAGCAACGCTGGCCCAGCGGTGGACAACCCTCAGCTAAACAACAGCCACCCCGTCAAGGCCAGCAGCATGCCCAGTGAAG tgtcagACATGGCTCCGATAGGGGGCTCCAAGGCCCAGCTGAGCCCTAGCGCCCCCACCTCTTCCAATCTgcctcccccacccccttccTCTGCTGTTCCTCTCCACCCTCCACCTGGAGGAGACACAGAGGATGATGAGGGCATGAAGCACCTGCAGCAG gAGGCAGAGAGGATGGTGGCATCACTGCAGGACACTTCTTTGGAGGAGGAGTGTTTCACCCAGgcgctgcagcagcagcaggagaacAGGAACACAGCAGCTGCTCTGCCACTGTCACATGAGGCCGCCATGAAGTGGTTCTACAAGGACCCACAGGGAGAGATCCAGG GTCCATTCACCACAGTGGAGATGTGCGAGTGGTTCCAAGCTGGCTACTTCACCATGACCCTTCTGGTGAAGCGGGGCTGCGACGAGGGCTTCCAACCCCTTGGTGACGTCATCAAGATGTGGGGCCGCGTGCCCTTTGCCCCAGGGCCCTCCCCGCCGCCCCTGCTGGTGAGACAGCCACCACCAACGCAGCGCCCGCAGCCCACCCGAGGGCCCGCCGGGACTGTGAGTCAGAGCTCAGCCAACGTAGAGGATGGGGAGGGGAGGATGCAGAGGAGAGGGAAGATTGATAGACAGGTTACG GGAAACCTGGACCAGGACCGTCTGAAAAAGCAACAGGAGCTGGCAGCAGCAGCTCTTTACCAGCAgctccaacagcagcagctaTTCCAGCTCATTAACAG GTGCAGTGAGCAGGGTATGATGCCTTCGATGAATAGGTCGATGTCAGTGCCAGATACAGGGTCCATGTGGGACATGCATACCTCAGCTTCCCAGCCGTCAG GCGGTGAAGCCAGTCTTTGGGACATAACAATGAATCCTTCTACTCAGGGTCCAACTCTCGAACAGCTTCAAAAG ctccagcaggagaGGCGAGACGCTGAACTCAGGGCGAAGcgcgaggaggaggagcagcgtaagaggagggaggagaagaggaggcaacaggaggagcaaaagaggagggatgaggaggagCTCTTCAGACGCAAGCAG TGTCGTCAGCAGCAAGAACTGATCATGAAGTTGCTGCAGCAGGCCCCCCAGCAACAGGGTCCTGGGGCAAGCGGCTCAGGCTGGAGCGGGGCTCCCTCATCTGGGCTATCCAAGTCAGGAAAACCCCCGGCTCTGGCTCTGCTGGAAATGCAGCAGGAGGCAGAGAGGCTcctgaagcagcagcagcaacagaggcagcagcagagagacCGC CACTCCGGCATGTCAATGGGGAGCTCCTCCATGGGAGGGCAGTGGGTGGATGGTGTTGGCATGTGGGGCGGGCCTGGAGGTATGGAGGGTAAGGGCGGCAGTGGAAGCTCTTCAAGCAGCATGGGCATGTGGGACGAGGCTGTGAAGAACCAAACCGGCCTGCGTggtaacagcaacaacaacatggGCTTGAAGAACAGCCGCAGCAGCCCTTCACTCAG TGAGCAGTACATGATGCGTCGTAAGCGGacggaagaggaggagaagctgCTGAAGCTGCTGCAGGGCATGAAGCCTCAGGACGGCTTCACTACCTGGTGTGAACAGATGCTGCACGCTCTCAACACCTCTGCCAacaactcctcttcctctctggaTG TTGCCACAATTGTGGCATACCTGAAGGAGGTGGAGTCTCCCTATGCAGTACTGGACTTCATCCGGTCCTATCTAGGGGACACAGTGGAAGCCAAAGAGTTCGCCAAACAGTTTCTGGA